From the genome of Xiphophorus hellerii strain 12219 chromosome 11, Xiphophorus_hellerii-4.1, whole genome shotgun sequence, one region includes:
- the vps51 gene encoding vacuolar protein sorting-associated protein 51 homolog, translated as MDADGSVSDESGRRRRVHGMLKLYYGLNEEGKAPELQSLDPCDINGPHFDPELYLNKLRRECSLSELMDHETCMVKQIRSLDSDMQTLVYENYNKFISATDTIRKMKNDFKKMEDEMDCLSANMAAITDFSASISSTLQDQHAQITKLSGVHTLLRKLQFLFELPARLNKCLELQAYAQAVSSHRRARCVLQQYSHLPSFKGIQDDCNAIMEKLAQELRQKFRDGGTSAKDLSECVELMLQLDEPAEELCDKFLSHARSRLELDLQGLEAEIKPYPPPPAPKEAATRRSSSSTAAGSPSDNSPKTLSLPSPTPNTDILEFIDRGCNEFVSSLCLVITSYQELFINHAQTGELASKNIPQMANGKLQAFVDDLAARYFSLVERRIQEEKGVGDNSLLVRALDRFHRRLQAVAKLLPGSAVPNRGTEIVIRAATERVKQYLSALQSFYMDSLTDVRQALATPRLSVAGAGAHLGGPAAGRDAPSSLPELLSSLSASILNQIKSVLASVHLFTSKDITFSNKPYFKGEFCSQGVRENLVVNFIRFVCQSSRQFCESAGDKGGSTPPALLLLLSRLCLDFETSTISYILTLTDEQFLVQHQNPITPVTALCGEAREAAQKLLNHYVKVQGLIISQMLRKSVETRDWVNTIEPRNVRAVMKRVVEDTTSIDVQVGLLYEEGVRKAHSSDSSKRTFSVYSSSRQQPRYAASYTPSAPMDTNLLSNIHKLFSERIDIFSSVEFNKVSVMTGIIKISLKTFLECVRLRTFGRYGLQQIQVDCHYLQMYLWRFVSDENLVHFLLDEIVGSAAHRCLDPSPMEQSVIEVICERG; from the exons ATGGACGCCGACGGTTCGGTGTCGGACGAGTCCGGGAGGAGGCGGAGGGTGCACGGCATGCTGAAGCTGTACTACGGGCTAAACGAGGAGGGCAAGGCCCCGGAGCTGCAGTCCCTGGATCCCTGCGACATCAACGGGCCGCATTTTGACCCGGAACTGTACCTCAACAAG CTGAGAAGAGAGTGCTCCCTTTCTGAGCTGATGGACCATGAGACCTGCATGGTGAAGCAGATCCGCTCTCTGGACAGTGACATGCAGACCCTGGTCTATGAAAACTATAACAAGTTCATATCTGCTACAG ACACCATCAGAAAAATGAAGAACGATTTCAAAAAGATGGAGGACGAAATGGATTGCCTGTCTGCGAACATGGCTGCTATCACTGACTTCAGCGCTTCCATCAGCAGCACGCTTCAGGACCAGCACGCACAGATAACCAAACTATCTG GGGTTCACACGCTACTGAGGaaacttcagtttctgtttgagTTGCCTGCTAGACTGAATAAGTGTCTGGAGCTGCAGGCCTACGCTCAGGCAGTGAGCTCCCACCGGCGTGCTCGCTGCGTGTTGCAGCAGTACAGCCACCTGCCTTCCTTCAAGGGGATTCAGGACGACTGCAACGCCATCATGGAGAAGCTGGCTCAGGAGCTTCGGCAGAAGTTCAG aGATGGTGGGACGAGCGCCAAAGACCTGTCGGAGTGTGTGGAGCTAATGCTGCAGCTGGATGAGCCAGCAGAGGAGCTCTGTGATAAATTCCTGAGCCATGCACGCTCTCGACTGGAGCTGGACCTTCAGGGGTTGGAAGCAGAGATCAAACCGTACCCGCCACCTCCAGCTCCGAAAGAGGCTGCAACACGCAGGTCATCGTCTTCTACAGCCGCAGGATCTCCGAGCGATAATTCCCCTAAGACGCtctctctgccttctcccacCCCAAACACCGACATTCTCGAATTCATAGACAGAGGCTGCAATGAATTTGTCAGCAGCTTATGTCTGGTTATTACTTCCTATCAAGAACTGTTCATCAACCATGCTCAGACAGGCGAGCTGGCTTCGAAGAATATTCCTCAGATGGCAAACGGCAAGCTGCAGGCCTTCGTGGATGACCTGGCGGCTCGGTATTTCTCGCTTGTCGAGAGGAGGATACAAGAAGAGAAAGGCGTCGGCGATAATTCCCTCCTGGTCCGCGCTCTAGACCGCTTCCACCGCAGACTGCAGGCCGTGGCCAAACTGCTGCCTGGCTCCGCCGTTCCAAACCGGGGGACGGAAATCGTGATAAGAGCGGCAACGGAGCGCGTGAAGCAGTAtctctctgctctgcagagCTTCTACATGGACAGCCTGACAGATGTGAGACAGGCCCTAGCAACGCCTCGACTTTCCGTGGCTGGAGCCGGAGCGCATCTAGGAGGGCCTGCAGCTGGCCGGGATGCTCCCAGCAGTCTTCCAGAGCTTCTCTCATCTCTGTCAGCTTCTATTCTCAACCAAATCAAGTCGGTGTTGGCGTCAGTCCATCTCTTCACCTCCAAGGACATTACTTTCTCCAACAAGCCTTACTTCAAG GGGGAGTTCTGTAGCCAGGGAGTCCGTGAGAACCTGGTGGTGAACTTCATCAGGTTTGTGTGCCAGTCTTCTCGACAGTTTTGTGAAAGCGCCGGAGACAAAGGAGGATCCACGCCCCCGgctctcctgctgctgctgtctcgCCTCTGCTTGGACTTTGAGACGTCCACCATCTCCTACATACTCACGCTCACAGATGAACAGTTTCTCGTCCAG CACCAAAATCCCATAACACCAGTCACAGCATTATGTGGAGAAGCAAGAGAAGCGGCACAAAAGCTCCTCAACCATTATGTCAAG GTTCAGGGGCTGATCATCTCCCAGATGTTAAGAAAGAGTGTTGAAACTCGAGACTGGGTCAACACCATCGAGCCTAGAAACGTCCGAGCTGTGATGAAGAGAGTAGTGGAGGACACCACCTCCATCGACGTGCAG GTGGGTCTGTTGTATGAAGAAGGTGTGAGGAAGGCCCACAGCAGTGACTCGAGCAAAAGGACCTTTTCCGTCTACAGCAGCTCCAGGCAGCAACCCCGTTATGCAGCCAGCTACACACCGAG CGCTCCCATGGATACCAATCTGCTGAGCAACATCCACAAGCTGTTTTCTGAAAGGATCGACATCTTTAGCTCAGTGGAGTTCAACAAG GTCTCTGTGATGACGGGAATCATCAAAATCAGCCTGAAGACGTTCCTGGAGTGTGTCCGCCTGCGCACTTTTGGGCGCTACGGCCTGCAGCAGATCCAAGTCGACTGCCACTACCTGCAGATGTACCTGTGGCGCTTCGTATCGGACGAGAACCTTGTTCACTTCCTGTTGGATGAGATAGTGGGAAGCGCCGCCCACCGCTGCCTGGACCCCTCACCGATGGAGCAGAGTGTTATTGAAGTGATCTGTGAGAGAGGTTGA